The sequence ATTCCTGTACCAGGAAACGGTTGAACGTGGTTGGTTTACCAAAATCTATTGTTAGCGACGCGTTAGTCACATCATCATCAGTGGCCCAATAAGTATCGTTGCTATTATCAATAGACTTATCGGGGCCAAACTCGTTGGCATTTCCGCGAACATTGGTGGCACTCGCCTTCTTATTAGCAACCAGGTTCACAGCAAATGCTTCCTTTACAGCCCTGGCCAATCCGAGCGCTGCTTTTTCATCGTTTGGATGAATCAGTCCATTGGGCATAATCGGGAAATTAAGCAGTAATGTGCCATTGCGTCCGATGGAATTGTAGTACGTTTCCATTAATTGCGGCACCGTTTTTACCTGGCCATCTTCATGTGGATGATAGAACCATTCTGGTCTGATGGAAGTATTGACTTCGGCGGGCACCCAGGAATCCCCATTTTCCAGACCATGATGCAACATATTCCATTCCACCTCGCCTTTGGCATTTAGCAAACTCCAGTTCGTTTCGCCCACCAGGCCACCTTCAGTACCTACCCAGCGTAGATCGGCCCTGTCACCACCGTCATTCCATATTACGCAGTCAGGTTGTAGCCTGCGGATCAGCTTATAAGTATTCTGCCAGTCATAATAGGTAGTGCGGTCAATTGTGCGTGTTTCATTAGCGCCGCCATAGTATCCTGAACCACCATTGGCGCCGTCAAACCATACCTCGAAAATCGGTCCGTAGTTAGTGAGGAGTTCTGTCAGCTGATTCCGGAAGTAAGTGATATACTCCGGCTTTCCATAATCGGGGCTATTTCTATCCCAGGGTGATAGATAGATACCCAGTTTTAAGCCGTATTCTCTACAGGCATCTGCCAATTCCCGCACCACATCGCCATGGCCATTTTTCCATGGCGCATTTTTCACAGAATACTCCGTGTATTTAGATGGCCAGAGACAAAAACCGCAGTGATGCTTTACCGTAAGGATAATTCCTTTCATACCGGCATCCCTGCATATTCGGGCCCATTGGCGACAATCCAGTTTCAACGGATTAAATAACTTTACATCCTCATTGCCAAATCCCCATGATTGATCCGTATAAGTATTTAAGGAGAAATGGACAAAAGCATAGTATTTCATCTCCTGCCATCTCATTTGATTTTCTGTTGGCACCGGGCCATATGGATCCGGTGCCTTTTTCTGGGCATAGTTATTACTAATTGAACACAAGAAGAAAGCGACTCCACAAAGCCAATATTTCATCATATGAATAATCATATCAATATTATTTTGAACTAATTTATCTTAACAACCTTGAATGTTTTTACCCATTTTGCGGCTTCTACCCGAATTATATAAGTACCGGTTTTCAAGGAAGCGCCCATTGACATCAGGCTTGAAACCGAAGTACGTTTAACCGTTTCAAGCTGCCTGCCTGCAAGGTCGAATATAATAATACGTTTTACTTCCTCAGTTTTATCAATCGCTATATTAAAAGTTGACGTGAAAGGATTTGGGTATAATGAAACATGATGGTTGGTCTGCTGCAATAATAAAGAATCCGTAACCGTTGATTTCCGGGCCTGAGCAACAGTCCCTATTGTCCATAACTGATTATTACTGCTGCTTTCTGACCATTGCCCTGCATCAGTGCCGTTGGTATTCTGGCCCAGGCCGTCCAGGTATAATCCGGTAGCACGATTCTTCAGCTTGATATAACTTCCTGATGTAATCTGCTGCCATTGCTGGTTATAGCTGTTACTATTGCTCCATTGTCCCGCTATAGAGCCATTGGACGTTCTGCCCATGCCATCAAGATATAGGCCTGAAGCACGGTTTTTAATCTTTACATAGCCATCGTTAGTTTCCAGGGACCATTGCTGTGCATCACTGCCGCTGTTACTCCATTGCCCCACATTGGATCCATCGGAGTACCTGTACATACCATCCATCAGTAATCCGGTGGCACGGTTAGCCATTGTCACGTAAGTAACAGGAACAGTGGCTTTATTCAGCAGCATTGCCGTTGTAGAAAGAGCCGGCACAGTGATGGTAATTGAATTTGAGTTTGCCGCTACTGTATTTTGTTGAAGGGCATTTTGCGTGTGCGATACAAAACTTTCCGTTGCCGGTAAAGATGACAACTGCAACGTTTGGTAATTTCCATTGGCAACATCGAAGTTGCTTAAATTGATGGTAACAGTGCGGGAATTAGTCCTATCACGGTTTACGAGTATCACGGTTAAAGAGTCGGCATTTTCATTTACAGAAGAGTAAGCAGATACAGTATTTTCGAGTGAGGAAGTACTTAAAACACTATATTTCTTTGCATTCCTGCTAAAGAGGTGCAATGTTTCCCACATGCCAATAGACCAGTTCCAGGGAGAAAAGAATTCAACGCCATTGTTGCCAAATGTACCAAGATGCGAAGCATATATTACAGATTCAAGGCTTGGGTTACTGCTTGACATGGTCCCCCATTCGCTTATACCACATGTGATGCCATGGTTCGCGCCAAAATGTTCAGTCAGCCAGCCCTCGATACGCTTGAATATATATTGTTTTGTCAATGAGGCATCCCATCCGCCAGTGAGTGTTTTAATACCGTTTGAACCCGGATAGTCATATGTTGTATCATAATAAATCCGGTGCCCCTGCAGTGCAGCATCGTCATCGCTATTATACCAGGGATAGTTGTGAATATCTACTACATCAACCAGCTTGATACCGGTTGCTTTATACTCATCTCCAAGGCGTTTTATAAAATACTCAAGCCAGCAATAATACCTGCCATTTACGTAAATACTTTCATTTGACCATTTGTACCATTGCCATTCCGAAGTGGTAACAGGTCCGCAGAGCTTAATATCAGGATATAAAGCTTTGGCCTTTTTTGCCAGTGTAATGTAGTTATCCATAAAAGTTGCGGCAGAAATCTGCGTTGGCATGGCATAATCATGGGTACCACTCCAGATATCTACTTCATTATCCATATTCCAATATAAAAATTTATTTTTGTTTAGTCCTAAACCATTGGTTCCAAACCAGTGATTAAGGATTCCCACAGAAGAGTCGGCAGGCCATAGCTGTGTAAATAAATTAACATCGCCTTCTACCAACGCCTTACCGGAAGGGTCCTGCGTATTGGGTACACCTCCGCCGGCTAAATTCTGACCAACCCCGGCCCAATACTGGGATTGGTTGTAAGCCCAATCATCGAAGTTGTTATTGGTGTTGGATGCAGCTCTACCCAGTAATTGAAAGGCAAACATACCCTGTATATCAGGATAGTTGGCCGCAATGTTTTGTGCATATGCATCCCAATCCGTTCCATACACATTATTATACCAGTCCGGATGGACCGTAATTTTTTTACGCCAGTTGTAACATGTTGCGTTATTGCCTCCGTTCATACGGGCAAAACGTAAACCTGCGTCTTTATAAAATTGTACCGCCTTATCAAAGCCTTCGTTTCGGCCATATATGTATGGGGAAATCAAGCGTTTGTTTTGAGTCGGATTAATTGAAATGGTAACATTTTGTGCAATGGCTGTATAAAGTATAACGTGGCACAACAAAAGCAATATGGTTTTCTTACGCATTGTTTTGTTTTTTTACTAATTGTTTGCAATAGAATTTTCATCCAATAGTTCTGCCGCAATATCAACCTGGAACGGCGTCGTTTAATACTTATATCATTAAAGTTTGATCATATTCAAAAAGAAAACATCGTTCTCACGAATCTCCAACTCTTTTGTAAAAGGGACGCCGGCTTTTACAGCAATCATTTCCCTGGTAACGGGCGAACCATCGTTTTGCTTCTTTATTTGTTCTACTTCCTGCCTGTTTAGCTGTACCGGCTTGCCCAGGGCGAGATAACTGGAGTATGCATCATTGCTATGATAGCCTACTTTATATATTTCAAGTGCATACGTTCCATCAGGCACATTTACAATATTTACCTTCAGTTTTCCTTTTGATTTTGAAGGAAGATCGCGGATATAATATTGCTGGTTATGTACGGAATCTCCTGGATGAGTATTGGTAAAATCCCATGCCAGCGCCTGGATATTTCCTGTGGAATCCCTGCATACCCATGAAGTGGAATCGTTATTGACCAATTCAATACTCCCCAGCCTGTTCATAAACTGGTATGCATAGAACACCGGTTTGTTGATGCCCTGTGTGTTCAGCATACCGAAGCCTCCGTGAAACGGCGTAAAACGCGGTCCTGGCTCTTCGAAAATGTCAGTAAATACCCAATATGACATTGAATTGGCCGCCTTTCCTACCTGCTTTATTTTTTGCAGCACATAGGCAGCTTCATGATAGCTGTCGTGGATAGGATCAGCCGGGGTATAAGAAGCGCTCCATTCAGTGTAATGAAGCTCCAGGTGAGGCATAGTGGAACTGTCAATTTCCTTCCGCGATTGGAGTACATCCCCGCTAACGCTCATGGGATTTTTATCAAGTACGGTACCTGAGTTCCCAAATTCATCGAGATATCCCTGCTTTACGCCATAGGCGTGGGTGCTGATGAAATCTATCGGCACATTATTTTTTTCACAAAAGGCAATCATTTCCGGCTCCCAGGCAGCTCCGGCTGTTCCCGGACCACCAACGCGATAAGAGGAATTAACGCTTTTAATAGCCTTCGCGCTGTAGGTATATAATTTGAAGTAGTCTTCCTGTGTTCCTGCCCAGAAACCATCCAGGTTAGGCTCGTTCCAGACTTCGAAATACCAGGTTTTTACTTCCTCAGCGCCATAACGTTCCGTAAAATGCCGGGTAAGATCCTTCACCAATGCGGCCCATTTTTCGTAATCCTTTGGCGGGGTTACATTACCCCGCCACCAGAAGATAGTTTTGGACCCGCTGGCCAGCGCAGTAGGCATAAAGCCTAACTCAACAAAGGGCTTCATGCCTATGCTATGTAAAAAGTCGAATAAAACATCGATGTACATATAGTTGTACATCGGGTTGCCCTTACTGTCGACAGTATAAACCGCCATGTCGTCTGTCAACAGGCCATGCATACGGATATACCTGAAACCGCATTCTTTTTTTACATAGGCAAGCTGCTGCTGCCAGTCTGCCCGAAGTCCTTCGTTCGCACGGCCTGCGCCAACACAGTCATTAAACATCGTGTTCAGCTTTCCCGATGTTTTGTTAAAATCAATATTGATAACCCTTTCCGGGATGATTGGCGGTTGCTGTTTTTTTGTTTGGGCAACCAATATGTCAGAAATGGATAAAAGCAGTAGTGTCAATAACAATAAAATTCCTTTCATTTTTTAATATTTTAACTTTTGTTATAATTACTCACTCCAGACCAGCACTCCACCAGGCGCTAATATTTTATCGCCCACAATAATATTGGCTGTTTGCCCCATATTCATTGTATAATTCTCCGAAGAATAATTTACGGCCACATAAAAGCCATCCCGCCAATAAACAAATACGCCAGGGGGATAATTTTCAGTGGTAATACCTGCTCTGTTATAAATCTGTTTCAGAATGTCCGCTTCCAGTTTAGCATCATCCGTATCCACACCTATATAGGTAACAGTACCTTTGCCAACCTTATGTTTCACTACTGCTGCTTTTCCGCTGTAAAACTGGTTATCAAATACGGCGAGTGTTTCTGTATGCTTATCAGGTGCAAGTAAATCGGCCCAGTTATTCCAACTGTAATGAGTAGTACCCATCAGGAGATCGCCTTTGGCGTTACCAGAAAGCATATCTGTTGCTTTCACCTGTGCACCTATCAGTCCTGATATAGGAGCGGCGCATTCGGCCTCCCAGAAATGTCCCATGCGATCTTTGGTGGCTGTACGGCAGGTAAGAATCAGGTGCCCTCCGTTTGCTGCGTATTCCTGCCACTTCTTTATCAAAGCACTATCCACCATCTCATAGGCCGGAACAATCACAAATTTGTACTTCGACAAATCAGCCGTCTCCGGGATCACATCTACAGGGGCACCAAATGACTTTGCTATTTCCAGGAATTTAATCGGATAATTCCAGGTATCCCATTGCGAGGTCTGTTTTTGCCGGTCAATCGTCCAGTAATTTTCCAGGTTCCAGAGAATAGCTGTTGACCGGGCAACCAGTTTTTCAGGCATGGAAATTCCAGGCTTATATCGTTTCCGCAGTTCTTTTATTTCTTTCATGTATTGCATGTATTCCTCTCCACCTTGCGAAGGGGTTATACCATCTGTTTGTATTACACCCGCATGGTATTGCTCCGCGCTATAATTGATCTGACGGAACCGGTAGGAACAGGCAAGCTTTCCGCCCGCTGCAAAAGTGTGGTATAGCCACATTCGTACAGTACCGGGTAACAGCAATGGGTTGTAACTGCCCCAGTTTACCGGGCCGGGTTGAATTTCCATTACTCCCGACACGCTCCCTACTGATTTATAATATTCAGCCGCAAACAGGATAACGCTGCTGTTTCCCAGCCTGAATCCAAGGTCACCAATATTATGGGTACCTCCATTTGGATAAGCGGTATACGTCGCAAAATCCAGCTGTTTTGTCCGCCGCGGATCAGCACCCGTGGATACTGCTGTATAATTGGTCGTCACAAACTGGTCCTTCGAAATGAAGCGTCGTAGTGTAGCTGCCTGAAAATCGAGGAATTCCGCCTGGGCGTCGGCCGAATACCTTTTAAAATCAAGCAAAGCATGAGGGCTATTGCCCCACCAGCCCACCAGGGTGGTATTGGGAATGATAACCTGGTTGAAGTCGTTGTACCACTGACTCCAGAAGGCAGTTCCCCAGGCGGTATTCAGCGCATCTATGGTGTTGTATTTGTTTTTTAGCCACTGCCTGAATGCTTCCTGAGAAGCCGGACTGTAATCAGGTTTGGCATCAGGCTCATTATCAAGTTGCCAGCCAATCACATTTTTATGTTGTCCGTAACGCCTGGCCATTTCAACTACAATTGTTTCTACAAACTTGCGATAGCCAGGATGAACGATTGATCCTAATCCACGGGTGCCATGCTCTCCACGGATATAATGACCGTCCATCACAAAAGTTTCCGGATAATTTGTCCTCATCCAGGCTGGCGTGGTGGCGGAAGGAGTACACATCACCACTTTCAGGTTGTATTTGGTACAGAGGGCTATCACCTTATCCAACCATGCAAACTCAAATTCCCCTTCTTCCGGCTCCATTTTAAACCACGCAAATTCAGCCAGGTGTACAAACTCATAGCCCATACCTGCAATTTTCTTTATATCCCTCTCCCACTGGTTTTCGTTCCAATGCTCAGGATAGTAATAGATGCCGGTCGTTGTGAGATTCTTCTCCTGAAAAAAAGGATTGACTACCTGTGCGGTCGCATTCAATCCTACGATCAAAATGGTGATAATAACAAGTATAGAAAATTTATTCATCTGAAGATTTTTTAATGACCACCGGCAACAAGGGCATCAATTGTACGTTTATCAAGCACTGTATTATTTCTCCTGTCCAAAGCACCGCCTGTATCCCAGAAAAAGGGTTTCATACCATTGGCAAGTGCCTGTTTGGTTACATAGGTCAACCAATAATCCACCGCGTCGTTGTGAGTGGCTGGATCTTTAGGAACATACTTACTCCCGTTTCGCCTGTAGGCTCCATATTCGCCCAATATAACAGGAATTTGTTTGTCAGTGAATTTGGTCTTCATACTACCAAAGGATTTGTTTACGTCACTTTCTTCTCCGAAGGTGGCATTCCGATCAGGTTCAATGGTAGAATGATGTCCTGCCCCCCAGTAATAGCATACTTTACCCCAGGACGCATCTTCTTCCATTAAACAGAACTGGTATGGTGTATAGTAGTGGACTTCCACCATCATGCGATCTTTCACGATATCTGTGGGGAGTGTATTCATCAGGTTATTGGTTTTGTCAATATCCGTTGACGGCCCCTGGACCACAAGAACCCGGTAGCTGTTACGTCCACCAGTGGAGCGAACTGCATTGATGAAGGTTTGATGATACCCGGTGAGTATTTCCATTTGCTCCGCATTTTCAGCCGGAGGTTCATTGGCGCTGGCAAACATCAGGTGCTCATCAAAATCACGCATGGTGGTCGCAATCTGTTCCCAGAATGCTTTTTGTTTGGCATTGACTGAATCCTGCTTTGCCTTGTTGATATTGTGATCCAGCCAGCCGCCATCCCAGTGAATATTGAGTAAAACGTACATGTCATTATTTACACAATATTGAACCACCAGTTTTACCCGGTCGAGCCATGCATCCTGGATCTTAGCGGTTGCTTTGTCGGAATGCTGGTTCCACGAAACCGGAAGACGGATGGCATTAAATCCCTGCTGTTTTACAAATTGAATATAACTTTCACTAATCAAAGGATTGCCCCACGCAGTTTCTCCTCCAATAGCTTCCATGGTATTGCCAATGTTCCAGCCCAGTTTAAATTTAGCGGCCAACTGTACTGCGGTACTTTCCATACCGGTTGAATTGGCTGGAGCAGGTGATGTGTTGTAGCCAGGATATAAACTACTGGCTTGTGAGATGTTAATCCTGCGCATCTGGCTATTTCCTGCATTCACCACCAGTACAGCCGATCTGGTCGCGCCAGTGGTATTGGGCTTGGTCGTCAACCGGACGGAAGCCTGGCTACCATTACCGGTAGACTGACTTAACGCCAACCAGGCAGAAGCAGGATTATTAATAGTCCATTCTACGTTACTGGAGATCGTTACATCAGAGGCGCCTCCATCTGCCTCAAAAACAATTTCAGATAAGGAAACCGCTACTTCAGGCGTAATTACGCTCTTTTTACTACAATAGGAAAACATTACAACGGAAATCATTAATCCGATAAATCCACACAAACCTCTGGTTGTCATATTTATGATATTTGGTTAAAAATTTCGATACTATTGAATCTTAACTACCCTGATATTATCGATGGCGGCATGTAAACCTGAGGCCGAAGGAGAGGCAGAAAAATTTCTGGTATGGATATTTACAGATCCATTGGCCGAACTGCCCAGCAAAGTGGTCAGGTTTTCAGCTGCCGCACCTTTACCGTCATTGGTCCTGAACATTGATAATGGAATGGTGACAGTACGCCAACCCTTTGTTGTAAAAGGAGAAATGGTGCCATCTGAGCCTTGCCAAGGCTCATAGCGAGCCATATAGTCAAATGAGTTCCCTTTTACTACATAAACAGAAGTGCCTGTCCATGCAGCAGGAACACTGATCTCAAACTTAATAGCGTATTGATCAACCGGAACAGCTAAACTGTCCTGAGGAATCCACTGTACATCGTTGGTATTTATACTCCGTTGCCAATTCCACCAGTTGCCATCGCCGGCAGGCAGAATATCATTGTTTAATACAGCATAATAGCCCCTGTTACCTGGGAAATTGACGCTGCTATTATCTGTGCCGGTACCCCAACTTAAAGTATTGATATTATCAAAATCACAGAGAACGCCGGTCACAGGATCGTTTACATTAAAGGTAGTGAACACCGTACCGGATTTAGTGCTGATCTCTACGGGTCCACTATGTGAAAGCGCCGGCAGTACAAATCCGATGGATGTACCATTACTGGCTGATGTATATTCGGTAATTGGCGTACCGGCAAAAGTTATTTCGTTTATAAAAAACAGATTTAACCCGGAGATATAAACGGAATCCCCCTCGTGGGCATTTTCGTTGGAAATGCTGCTAATAGTGGGCGGAGGCGCCACGATGGCAAATGAAAAAGTGGTAGTTCCGTGTTTGGTAACATAGCTGATAGTATTCAGGCTTTCCGCAGGTACCGATGGAAACGGTATTATATCGGGTACCAATACGGTAGCACTGGTATCTGAAAACATGATGCTATTGATAGTGGCGGGTATGCCATTGAAGGAGATCTGTACGGCATCCTTTAAGTTATGTCCTATCAACACCACCCATTGACCGGTAGTGATGGAATTAACAAGCGTATCAGCAGGAGAAGCTGCATAATTTCTAACGTTTGTTATGACAGGTGCGCCATCCAAAGAATCCTTCTTACAGGCAGCATGCAACAGGGCAAAAGCAGCAGTAAGCGCCCAAAACAGCCACTTGGGATAATCCTGGTTGAATATTATTTTATTCACGGTATAATAGTTTTAGTAATTATTAATAATAAGATACCGGAGCTTCCAGCAGTTTAGGATTGGCAGTCACCTCTGAAGAAGGTATGGGAAAAGTGAAGCTTTGAATGGTAGCAGGCGTAACAGCGCCAAATGGATCTTTTGGTGTTACCACACCATCCGAAATGGAAAATGTTACACGACTTTCCCCATTTAATTTGCTGATGGCTTTGGCAGCGTTATAATAAGATAACCTAACCAGGTCTATCCAATATTGTCCCTCTGCCGCGAGTTCAATTCTTCTCTCAATTATCAGGCTGTCAATATCTATCATAGGGGCTGGATCCATTCCGGCTCTTTCACGAACTTTGTTAAAGTAAAGCAGCGCGTCGCCGTCTGCAGTAACACTGCTGTTACCAAGTATTGATTCTGCATAAATGAGGTAAACATCCGCCAGTCTTAATAAAGCATTATGTTCTGTAGAGGAAGTCAGGTTCATCGTTGGTGCATTGTTATCTTTGTTTGTACCAATAACATGTTTTTTCAATCCTGCATCTCCCCCAAATTTATATCCTCCGCCTGCTGCGTTCAACTCAGGGTAATAATCTCCTTTAATCATAAAAGTTGCCTTCCGCCTTATAGAATCCCGTGTGGCGTAAAGATTATACATATCCACGGTTGGGGCGATAGCAAACCAGCCCGCCGAGCCATTGGCAGATATTTCTGTACCTCCCGGAGAATAGATCTGCAGCATATTTCCTTCCAGCCAACCTCCTCCCGGAGCCCATTGCAATGCAAACAATGATTCCGGATTGTCGTTAAACTGGGTTTTAAAGATGTCGGCATAGTTAGCTACCAATGCGAGGCCACTGTTCTTACATACATTCCCGGCGTATTTTCTTGCACTATCCAGGTAAGCCTGGTTCCTGGTACCTCCGGACTGATTTAATCCGGATGCTGTCAGATAAACCTTACTTAACATACCTTGTGCTGACCACGTAGTTACTCTTCCGGCGGCATCGGTAGTTGGGAGATGCCCGGCTGCAAAAGTCAGGTCATTGATGGCGAACTTATAGACGTCCTCCGTTTTTATACGATTAACCAGTGGAGATAAAATCAGTTTACTGTTATCTTCAATAACGGGTACAGCCCCCCATAATACCGCCAGATTATAATACGCAAATCCACGTATAAAACGGGCTTCAGCGATAGCAGCATTCTTATCCACGTCTGGAATTGAAGCCGGCGCCTTTTGAATAATAGCATTAATGGTAACATTACAATGTGCAATGACTTTATACATTCCTTTCCAGTTGGCAATCATGATGCCGTTTAATCCGGTAATAGTAAAAGTATTAAGCTGTACAGCATCTCCCCAGAAATTAACTGCCATATTTCCACTCAGCACATCGCCAACAGGTAAATAACAATTATAATTCCAGTCAGCCCATGGTGTACCTGCATACAATGCAGCAGTTGCCAACCGAAGATCATCGGAAGTTTGATAAAAATTATCAGCACTTATCTGCGACAGGGGCGGACGATCCAAAAAGCTTTTGGAGCATCCTGTCATAGCTATCGTAATTAACAGCAAGACAATAATTTTATTCAATATTGATCTCATAACTATATATTAACAGATGAATATTTTATTTGCTCAATCTTACGTTCGCACCAAGGGTAAACACACGGGGCTGCGGGTAAAAACCGCCGTCAACACCAGCACTCAGCGGGTCCCATGATCCGATCTCAGGATCCATTCCTTTATAGTTTGTAATGATAAATGCGTTGGAGACATTGAAATATACCCTCAGGTATTTAATGCTGGCTTTA is a genomic window of Chitinophaga sp. LS1 containing:
- a CDS encoding RagB/SusD family nutrient uptake outer membrane protein, producing MTGCSKSFLDRPPLSQISADNFYQTSDDLRLATAALYAGTPWADWNYNCYLPVGDVLSGNMAVNFWGDAVQLNTFTITGLNGIMIANWKGMYKVIAHCNVTINAIIQKAPASIPDVDKNAAIAEARFIRGFAYYNLAVLWGAVPVIEDNSKLILSPLVNRIKTEDVYKFAINDLTFAAGHLPTTDAAGRVTTWSAQGMLSKVYLTASGLNQSGGTRNQAYLDSARKYAGNVCKNSGLALVANYADIFKTQFNDNPESLFALQWAPGGGWLEGNMLQIYSPGGTEISANGSAGWFAIAPTVDMYNLYATRDSIRRKATFMIKGDYYPELNAAGGGYKFGGDAGLKKHVIGTNKDNNAPTMNLTSSTEHNALLRLADVYLIYAESILGNSSVTADGDALLYFNKVRERAGMDPAPMIDIDSLIIERRIELAAEGQYWIDLVRLSYYNAAKAISKLNGESRVTFSISDGVVTPKDPFGAVTPATIQSFTFPIPSSEVTANPKLLEAPVSYY